The Salvelinus alpinus chromosome 22, SLU_Salpinus.1, whole genome shotgun sequence DNA window ATTATTACACAATGTGGAACTACAATAACAATAGTGGAAATCTGATTTGCATACCAGTCCAAGGCCCAGTACAAGAGCTGACGGAGATAGTTCGGTCAGACTAGTGACCCCTCTGTGCAATATGTGACCTTTCACCTTTCAAGAGAAGTATTGAGAGAACTGGATATGTCACTGTCTATGCTGTTTTGGTTGCTTGCCATTTGTTTTTATCTAATTTCAGTTGATTCTATGAATTTCTATCTTTTTTTTTGGTCCATTGGACATGTGTACTGATAGAGATGGTTCTAAAAACAACGTGAGACCACTCGGATCAGCGATTGCGTACTATAACGACATGGCATACTTGAAGTATGAAGTGGCATCTTGGCCAAGCATTCAGAACTATTCTGGTATGGCTGTTTTTATTCTCTGTTATGTCAAGACTCAAAAGGTTTGTCTTTAAATCAGACTTCAGGGGATGGCAGGTTCAGTCTTAACTTTCCAAAATGTGACCAAACGTTAAGATGGGACGTTGAGGGGTGAGGCGGTTCACCGGCCCCCCTGAGACAGGCTCATGGGGCGAGggcattgtgtgtatgtgtggggggtCTGTTCTCTTTATATTACTAATTCTGTTCTGAAGGAATTCCTGCCAATACTAATCCAACCCCACCCTCCCACCCCCAGCCGCTTATATGAAGAATGATCATGAgctagagagaggaaaggagagagggctaGAGAAAGCCTTAAACATTAATTTCAGAAGTGGAATTATAGAGGATAAAAATGGGATGAAGGACCATTCTCTTTCTGTACAGTAGACACGTGTGACTTGATTGGATAGAGAGACTAAGGGCAGAACCTGGAATAGAAAACTCAATACCCATGTTAACGTTTAAGAACAAATTTTCTTTCATGTTTTTTCTTTTTCCTAGTGTATCTGTGCAAGTATTTCCTTTGTCCTACTTTTCCCCAGCCCAAACTGCCACCCATGAATTGGCTTAAATCCACAATGAAAGCAACACTGAAAACTAATTAAAACGTGACCTTCAGTTCTAAGTCTGCTTTTCTCAGCTTCCCCGTTTACCTTTCATTTCAGTAAACCTAGAAGCAATGCAGTGGGTTTCAGCTCCCAGTACACCTCACCTGGAAATACATTAGTGTTGTCTTTAGCGCACAGGCAGACTGTTGAGGTGAATCATGTAAGCAATGGCTGTGCAACATTGTGGTGTTGTGACCTGTGGTGTTTTGTAGCTTCACCTACATCTCATAATGTACTCTTCTAAACTATCTACGAAGGTAAAGTGTctcttgtttttgtttatttgtgtTAAAGTTTTTATGGGTTTTGTGTATAATCTTGGTTGAAATAAAGGGTTTCCTAATTTCCCGTGTCTCTTGGTTTCATGTTTGTTACCTTGCCTGACTGTTCTTTACAGCTAGGTTCATATACTCTTCTTTACAGCTAGGTTCATATACACGTCTCCAAACTATGGGGGACAAAGCCTTCATGCTCCCTTGCCCCCCTCACCTATAGAAAGCTCTTCCTGACCATGTGAGAGCTACTCTGTCCAcggaagaaaataaaaaaagggCCTTTAAAACCCACTTTTACAGACTATTTTTCAAAACCTAGATTGCTGGCCCACTGTTTATTGTATCTATATTCATTTATTTTCCCTGTTAGAGTTTCTGTAATGAAAAGTGCTTTACAAATTACATTTATTTGTTATTTACTGTATTTTCCCCAGTTGTTTTGGTGAAAAATTGTGTAGCATTTGTAAGACAGAAACCCAATGGGCAACCTGCACAGTGTCAACCGTGTTTCTCAGCTGTGTTTAGCGCTAGTGTTGTGGTTGACACTCTGCTGTAGTTTTCTGTTCCAGCAGACTGAGCGAAACCGGAGGTGGGACAGAGGAAATGTGCCATAAACATTAACAGGTCAACAATCTGGTGTCTAATTAATAAACCAATGTGGTTGTCTTGGAAAGTTACGGGTCAGCAGTGTTAGCTATTAAACTATTTGGGAGTCAGTGGACAGACCAGACTCGTTGTCTTGTGTGTCCGTTCTGGCTAGTGATTCCCTTTGCCAACCGGACAACATACCCAAACATCACTGTCATAACTGTGATGACATACCCAGTGAGCACAAGATGTCTTTTCAACATCTTATGCTCATAGAGGGAAATTATGCACATCCACAGATGTCCCATAGCCTTCCCAGCAACTGTTGATTCTATGTagagtaatatactgtataggcTGATAGATGAACACACACTCCacgtttgttgttgatgttatgtCTTGTAATATTATGCGAGTTGTCAATCAATCAACCACTGGAGAGCGATTCGGTGTGCATTTTGCAAAGATTGGTTTGAGTGTGCCTGTGATGCTGAAAGAGCAGCTGTAACCTGAGAATGTATATGAGGAAAAACCTTACTAATTATCTGCTACCCTGGCTGACGTCACTCATACCTTTATCCTCGTTCGTCAAAGGATCACAAAATCTGTAGGAACCAGCTATTTAACCTTTTAAAGGAGTGTTATTTTTTTCAAAGGACAGTGGTAAGTGATCAAATGTTTCCCTGGGCTTAGCAGGGCCTGAGGAATGTGCAGGCGTGTTGGTATAAGAGAGAAAGGGACTTTTCCGTGGTGTCAACCCTCATCTAGCCTGTTGGCTCACTGTCCACTGGACTGCACCAAGCTGCTGCACGTAGGCAGGGAGGAGCTGTCAGATGGGGCTCTGGCACCGTAATCTAACagagtgcctttggaaagtattcacaccccttgactttttccacattttgtaacgttagttttattctaaaattgattaaataagaacatacaataccccttaatgataaagtgaaaaagGGTGttcagaattttttgcaaatttattcaaaTAATAAACATATGCTTtatataaatattcagaccctttgctatgagatttgaaattgaactccgcatcctgtttgcattgatcatccttgagatgtttctacaacttgtttgaagtccacctgtggtaaattcaattggttggacatgatttggaaacacacacccctgtctatataaggtcccacagttgacagtgcatgtcagagcaaaaaccaagccatgaggtcgaaggaattgtcaatagagctccgagacaggattgtgttgaggcacagatcttgggaagggtaccaaaaaaatgtctgccgcAATGAAGAACACACTGGCTtccctcattcttaaatggaagttaggaactaccaagactcttcctagagctggtctgcccagccaaactgagcaattggtgccatgattactgtatatatgtgaTAACCTTTGTATGCTTGCAATGTGCAATGATAAAAAAGTACTGGGTAAATGGAGATGTACTGCTTTAGTTCTCAGGATGAGAACTGTCTGCATCTGCTGATAGTCACGCAGGTTAAAGGCCGAGATAGTAGAGTGAGAAACCACAGTCTAGAGATGTTCTTCTCATCTTAGATACTTTGTATATAATCCAATGCAACAATATGATTGACAGTAGGTTGTCTACACCAACTAGTATAAGGAGGGTTGTTTCGCCACACAGATCTTTACTATAGACCACTGAGGTATTCTGTATGTGAATCTGTCagcaattgcattttattactTAAAAGTTTTATACCAacgttcctgtgtctgtgtcatcTATCTGGAAGACTGATTGTTGAAGGAAACTTACATCACCCCATGCAAAGGACCACCCAAcagcagaatcatgctgtggggatgtttttcagcggcagggagactagtcaggatcgagggaaagatgaacggagcaaagtacagagagatccttgatgctcCAGAGCGCtacggacctcagactggggtgaaggttaaccttccaacaggacaacgcccctaagcacacagccaagacaacgcaggagtggcttcgggacaagtctctcaatgtccttgagtgacccagccagagcctggacttgaacccgaccgaacatctctggagagacttgaaaatagctttgcagcgatgctccccttccaacctgacagagcttgagaggatctacaaagaagaataggagaaactccccaaatacaggtgtgccaagcttgttgcgtcatacccaagaagactcaaggctgtaatcactgccaaaagtgcttcaacaaagtactgagtaaagggtctgaatacttatgtcatttgatatttcagttgttttttataaatttgcaaacgtTTTTAAAACCTGtctttgcttagtcattatggggtattgtgtgtagattaagggagggagggggggggcaattgaatacattttagaataaggctttaacgtaacaaaaggtggaaaaagtaaaggggtctgaatactttccgaatgctctgtacatgttttttgaaggttgtatGCTATTCATACGCTGCTCTTGCTGACCAGTCAATAAATCTTGAGATGGACTCAAGTGTCTATAGTTTGTTCTCTGTCATCACAACCATCAAGACTTAGAACCCTAGCGGAGGGATTCCATTTGGGTGGCCGCAAAATTCCACTCATGTCTTGAAGAGCAAGACGTGGTCTCTCAAGTATGGTTAAGTATGACAATGAGTTTTCATGATAAATATGACATCATTAGGAACTTTCCCCCTGACCTTATGACACATATTTAATCTTATTGatactgtgtgtatatactgaacaaaaatatgaaacgcaacatgtaaagtgctggtcccatgtttcatgagctgaaataaaagagcccagaaattttccatgcacacaaaaagcttatttctctcaaattttgtgcacaaatttgttcacatccctgttagtgagcatttctcctttgccaagacaatcaatccacttgacaggtttggcatatcaagaagctgattaaacatcatgatcattacacaggagcACCTTGTGCTGCGAACAATAAattgccactctaaaatgtgcagttttgtcacacaacaaaatgctgcaattggcatgctgactacagaaatgtccaccggagctgttgccagagaccagccacctggacagctgatgaaactgaagagtatttctgtgggcctggctcccaagtgggtgtgcctatgtcctcccaggcccacacatggctgcgcccctgaccagtcatgggaaatccatagattaggccctaatcaatttatttacatttactgatttccttatatgaactgtaactgaatAAAATCGTTAAAATGtttgcatgttacgtttatatttttgttcagtatagtataatCTTTGCTCAGGTTTAAATTATTTTCACTCAGCATCACCTTTTCTTGAGGTGTGGTCAGTAAAGGGTTATTAAATGGGTGGGTGGCCTTTCCTCTTGACCCCCACAAGGGAATGGGACAGCGGACTGCGGATaaatgaggaggatgatgagagCGAATCACCTCACATGACAGCGATTATAACCTGGGAGTTTGGTGGgcgtgggagagaaagagaaagagagagaataacgGAGCACAGAACACATGAAGAAATGTCTTAATTCGGCGCGCAAATGTGCATGTATTATCTCACCGCCATTTACCGGGTGATTATTTGACGCGTGTGATCTACCGTTCATCAAAGGTAAAGAAACTCTAAAACAATAATATATTAATTCCTACCATTAAAAAGTGATAGTAACAACCATTTGCCAGGGATTTTTTTTTTCGTCAGACTAGCCTACATTTAAGTGCTCTGAATTTAGAGCATATTGACACTGATTTTTCATGTATTTCATGTGGAAAATTCATATGgtagtgtgtgtgcacgcgtgccAAGCAGGTTATTCATGCTGTGAAACATGAATTCCTATGTGACTTTTTAGGATCAGCTAGGCTAGAGTGTTAGTGAGTTTGGTTGGGACCATTGCAAGGTAACACATTCCACTGAACAAGAGACATGCTAGAGACATGCTAAAGCTCCTTTgatacatttcaaatcaaatttgtccattcatggcactgggcagacaggcTAATACTAAAGGTTAAAGAAGGTGCCTGGTTTGTTTGTTTCTATCAGTGcagtcttagaaaaaaggtgctatctagaacctaaaagggttgtccccataggagaattggagaacccttttggttccaggtagaacaccttttggttcaaggtagaatgcttttgggttccatgtagaacccttttcacagagagttctacatggaggccaaaagggttcaacctggaaccacaaaagggatctcctatggggacagccgaagaacccttttggaaccctttttgttAAAGAGTGTATGTTGTACTTTGGGTAACCAAATAACCTTTTCAGCAGTGGTCATTGATAGAAAGTCCTGGCTTTTACAGACCTTTGTCATTTTTACATTAACTTGCATCTGATGGGCTGCTACATCAATATCGAGCATGAAATTAGACTTTTTCGTGTGCCTGTATCCTCTGACAGGTGAGATGGCGAGCAGGTCGGGGCTCCCCCATGACAGTTCCCTGCACAGATGCATGCTGGTCCTGACCTTCCTGCTCCTACTGTGTGAGATCGTTGTCAGCCGCCTCTGTAACTCCCTCATCACCATGGTGGATGTCTTCCACACCCTCTTCATCCTCATGCACATGGCTCTTCCTCAACCCACCCTGGGCAGAGGTTCCCCGAAACCCTcacctgcctcccctctctccaacACCTCCACCCCCACTCAGTCACCTGTCAAATCTCCCCCATATTCCCCAGCCACCTCCTGTGTGTTCCCCAGACCCCTCAACCCTGTGGCCTCCCTTTGTGGCCTGTCCTACAGTGGGGCGAGGGTCCAGCCCCTGGGGGCTCTGATCTCCGCTCTTCTGCTGGCTGccttgtgtgtctctgtctctctagagaTCCTCAGCCACACCCTGCAGCCCCACCCTATACAGCGCCCTCTTTTGGCCACGGTGATGGGGGCTGTCAGTGTGCTCTACAACCTCCTGGTGCTGGGGCTCAGCTGGGGCAGCTTGCCAGAGACCAAGACTAGAGCTGcctgggagggggaggagagctcTGTCCTTGGTGTGAATGGAAAAGGTGCAGTGCATTCTTTGCTTTTAATATTAATGtctgtgtgggagggagggaattGTGTACACGTTCTGCATTATTATAGTAGGTTCAGTAGAATATAAGCAATGGACGTCTGTTTGTTTTTTCATTCTTTCCAACACACCACAGTCAAGGCCAAGGTCCAGACCAAAGACAGCAATGCAGTGGGGGGAGAGAATGACCTCAGTAACCTCCCTACATCTCTAGATGGCGCCTTCCAAGATGGAACACTTGTACTCTGTAACCCTGGGACCTCCAGTGTCCTGAACCCTGACAGTGACTCTCAGCACCCAACCCAGACATCCCCACTCCATACCGTGGCCCCTCAGGGTCCCCTTTCAGACCACTGCCATGgagcacacacactccctgcaGACTCGCACACGCTCCCTGCAGACTGCAGAACTTCAGAGACACTGAGCAGCTTCCCACATCCAGAGGCCAGTGTCTGTCATCCAAAGGAACCCCACTCTGAAGTGTCTAAGTATAGTGCCTGCATGGGACACAGAGGTGAGAAATGGTATCTTCCTGTCTTTGGCCTTGGCAGTATATTTTAGTATTTGGTAGATGAGTAATTTCTATGCTTGGGGACTATGTTGCATTTTGTGGTTTTATCTGTCCTAGTCTGgaatttaaacaaatcaaaaggaGGACTAGGGAGTCGAGACATGGTCAAAGACTATCCAGTTcttttttggggtgggggggctaCACCCCATCCCCTGATTGGAGTAAACTATCAGACAACAATACTTGTACTGCTACATACAGCTATTTTCACTCATGCACAGTACATGTAGTTAAATAATTATACATACCTGTATATCCCTAATTTCCTTTTTCTGCAAATGCTGGATTTACACTCACATCAGCCAATCCACCATTCATTCTGATTTGAACTCCAACCCTCCGATGTCCACAGATTAACCCATCTTCCCCAGTATAATACCATTTTGTATTGCAAAAGGAAATAGCATCTCCCCATTTTACTGTGATGTCTTACGAGGGTCTTGAACCTCcctatttttaaaatgtttaccgATATTTCCCTATAAAATAAATACTTTACCCAAGACTATAATGATATTTCCCATTGACTGATCATGATTtttcagatcccccccccccaacaatatTTTGCAGGTCCATCTGAACCCTGATATTATGGCATAACCATCACAGAAGTGAGCCACCGATGGACAGTACTAGAAAATATGCCCTATTTACTCTGTTTCCTCACGGCTGCCCCGGTCAGACTGTTCAATGCCCTATATATTGAGCATTCTTTTTTATAGCAAGTATTTTATATAATAGTTTAAATTGAAACGAGCGGATTGATGTGTCAattgttgttttatatatcagtTCATAGACCCGATGCCAAGGTATTGGGACATCAAAGACCTGTTCCGAACTGACTTTTTGACTTTAAAGACATGCTCCAGAACTTTGGCAACTACTTTTTTTTTGTAGTGGGCTGGAAGTGTCAATGTGTACTTCATAAATGCGtaatctatgataaaaattacttACTTACCTCAATTAGGCACAAAATCActagtttgaaagcaactgttTTTCTGGAACCTGTGCTACGTCATTTCCCCCCATCTGGGCCAGCCCCCCCAGCAATTCGATTtcaaccaatgagcttcagcctctTGCTatatgagtgacagctagcaagatgcacatgatgcacacacacattagcaCGACAGAGAGAATAATGACATGGTGCACTTATCTGCACattttcggggaccacttttggctcgttaacactactttcagaactactgggtAAAAAGTAAacaaaagtaccggagaatctctttaagTGAAACAGAGGTTTTTTCAATGTTTATACTAATCAAGTTAAGCCATTTCATGGGTGGCAGACAGACTGATTATACATTATTTCAGTTTTGTTCAGTTCTTCCTGCCTTACCCTATTTTtgtcctgtctcctcctcagAAAATCAGACAGGCCCCACCACAGCCTCAGCCCTAAAGTCAGAAAGCCCTACAAGCCTCAGGGTCCAACTTCCCGCCTGTCTCCCATCCCTCATCGCCCTCACTCAGGCACTGCTAGGCTCCATCCTGGCACTCACCAACGGACTTACCCTGCTACTCCTGGGCCCAGACTGCATGCATGGCTCTGGGGCCTGTGGCCCCTTCGTCTACCTGGACCCTGGCTTCTCCATGGTGGCTGTGGTGGTGCTGCTGGCCACCGCTCTGCCCCAGGTGTGCCGCTACGGTTGGCTGCTGCTCCAGGCCGTCCcgccccaggtgtgtgtgtctgatctgGGCCGGCGGATCGCCAGTGTGCCAGGGGTGCAGGCGGTGCACGACCTCCACGTGTGGCAGCTGACAGAGAG harbors:
- the LOC139549171 gene encoding proton-coupled zinc antiporter SLC30A1-like; this translates as MASRSGLPHDSSLHRCMLVLTFLLLLCEIVVSRLCNSLITMVDVFHTLFILMHMALPQPTLGRGSPKPSPASPLSNTSTPTQSPVKSPPYSPATSCVFPRPLNPVASLCGLSYSGARVQPLGALISALLLAALCVSVSLEILSHTLQPHPIQRPLLATVMGAVSVLYNLLVLGLSWGSLPETKTRAAWEGEESSVLGVNGKVKAKVQTKDSNAVGGENDLSNLPTSLDGAFQDGTLVLCNPGTSSVLNPDSDSQHPTQTSPLHTVAPQGPLSDHCHGAHTLPADSHTLPADCRTSETLSSFPHPEASVCHPKEPHSEVSKYSACMGHRENQTGPTTASALKSESPTSLRVQLPACLPSLIALTQALLGSILALTNGLTLLLLGPDCMHGSGACGPFVYLDPGFSMVAVVVLLATALPQVCRYGWLLLQAVPPQVCVSDLGRRIASVPGVQAVHDLHVWQLTESCLVASVHVHCHAGFQIHRCGDLLSGVTKVLQSVGVSCCTVQPEFLLSTSTANGNLDNNNTNPTIIHREMPSHLACSLACGKGCAGKMCCAPLEEWSTEPLAPPAGETEEEPHVLIIENTFL